The uncultured Ilyobacter sp. genome has a segment encoding these proteins:
- a CDS encoding type II secretion system protein yields MGRRGFTLLEVIIVIALMGVVAAIVWPNFYGAQRAEQLDESARRMSSLVQMCRARAMNESRTYRIVFRQDGTILLTRQRDPILAPNQYLRFREPWCDMKFVLDEVWVESLLPLPDGPAPIDVEDDLIEFEEYDEEEPYLVTELDMDYVLDFRPDGRCGSLRWTLRDALGRGLELTLDGRLGRVIMEPVDRIEDGGAERPDAIEIDDDLIFEEDAEELEEWRPES; encoded by the coding sequence ATGGGCCGACGCGGTTTTACACTGCTCGAAGTGATCATCGTTATTGCGCTGATGGGCGTAGTGGCGGCGATTGTATGGCCCAATTTCTACGGTGCGCAACGGGCGGAACAGCTTGACGAGTCTGCCCGCCGCATGAGTTCGCTGGTGCAGATGTGCCGGGCGCGCGCGATGAATGAATCGCGCACCTACCGAATTGTGTTTCGGCAGGACGGCACGATCCTGCTCACCCGCCAACGCGATCCGATTTTGGCTCCGAACCAATATTTGCGGTTTCGCGAGCCGTGGTGCGACATGAAGTTCGTGCTCGATGAAGTCTGGGTCGAGTCACTCCTGCCACTGCCCGACGGTCCGGCTCCAATCGACGTCGAGGATGATTTGATCGAGTTCGAGGAATACGACGAGGAAGAGCCGTATCTCGTAACCGAACTCGATATGGATTACGTGCTCGACTTTCGTCCCGATGGCCGCTGCGGTTCGCTGCGCTGGACATTGCGCGACGCGCTCGGTCGCGGACTGGAACTGACGCTGGATGGGCGCTTGGGACGGGTAATCATGGAACCGGTCGATCGTATCGAGGATGGCGGCGCAGAACGCCCGGATGCGATCGAGATCGATGACGATCTGATCTTCGAGGAAGACGCCGAGGAACTCGAAGAGTGGAGGCCGGAATCATGA
- the gspG gene encoding type II secretion system major pseudopilin GspG, with protein sequence MKRNGQRVARRRAFTLLEVLMVVVIIGILAALVVPNLFGTLEGARIDTAQSTITSGFNGALDLYRLHMGHYPTSDEGLTALVEKPDDDEEAELWRGPYLKQGTKLADPWNNPFIYESPGEYNEETYDLSSAGPNGQEGDDDDITNWEKS encoded by the coding sequence ATGAAACGCAATGGACAAAGAGTAGCACGCCGTCGGGCCTTCACCCTGCTGGAAGTTCTGATGGTCGTGGTCATCATCGGCATCTTGGCAGCTCTGGTGGTGCCGAATCTATTCGGCACGTTGGAAGGTGCCAGGATCGACACGGCCCAGTCCACGATCACGAGCGGCTTCAACGGCGCGCTCGACCTGTACCGCTTGCACATGGGCCACTATCCGACCTCGGATGAGGGGCTCACTGCGTTGGTCGAGAAGCCGGATGATGATGAGGAAGCCGAGCTGTGGCGTGGCCCGTATCTGAAGCAGGGCACGAAGCTCGCCGATCCGTGGAACAACCCGTTCATCTATGAGTCGCCGGGCGAGTACAACGAAGAGACCTACGATCTCTCGAGCGCCGGGCCGAATGGCCAGGAAGGCGACGACGACGACATCACGAATTGGGAAAAATCCTAG
- a CDS encoding type II secretion system F family protein has translation MTGTLVADTPAAAARMLDERTLLPVEVAEVKTSEKSFLTGGARKISGAKVSVFYEQLADLLRAGVPVLRALKVLSEQAAAPALSRVLREVHDDVAGGDTLADAMDHHPHAFSPLHVSMIRAGEKGGFLEEVLARVSDFIRRQDDLKSKFVGAMIYPCILATVGLGAIIFVMSFVVPRIRDLLSEQDLPLPTKIVFALSDILSLHYMEVGGVLLVLIIAIVSFFQTQVGKGFWAHMQLRMWGIGPIYTMVALCRFCRIFGTLLANGIQILHALRIAKDSAGNQILSDAIEKAASSVGQGESLTPPLAKSKVFPPAMLDMIAVAEESNTLDRVLVEIADTQEMRTARQLDMFVRLLEPLMLLFMGAMLLFIAIALLVPILQMATTGLR, from the coding sequence GTGACGGGCACATTGGTGGCCGACACACCGGCCGCCGCCGCACGCATGCTCGATGAGCGCACCCTGCTGCCAGTTGAGGTGGCCGAGGTCAAAACGAGCGAGAAATCGTTTCTGACCGGCGGCGCGCGGAAGATCAGCGGGGCTAAGGTCAGCGTCTTTTATGAGCAGCTGGCCGACCTGCTGCGGGCCGGCGTGCCGGTTCTGCGGGCGCTGAAGGTGCTCAGCGAGCAGGCGGCCGCCCCGGCGCTGTCGCGCGTGCTGCGCGAAGTGCATGACGATGTGGCTGGTGGCGATACGCTGGCCGACGCGATGGACCATCATCCGCACGCTTTCAGTCCGTTGCACGTATCGATGATTCGTGCTGGTGAAAAAGGTGGCTTTCTCGAAGAAGTATTGGCACGTGTTTCCGATTTCATTCGCCGCCAGGACGACCTGAAGTCCAAGTTCGTCGGCGCGATGATCTATCCCTGCATTTTGGCCACCGTTGGCCTGGGGGCGATTATCTTCGTGATGAGCTTTGTCGTGCCGCGTATTCGCGACCTGTTGAGTGAGCAGGATCTGCCGTTGCCGACCAAGATCGTGTTCGCCTTGAGCGATATATTGTCGCTGCACTACATGGAAGTCGGCGGCGTTCTGCTGGTCTTGATTATCGCGATTGTGAGCTTCTTCCAGACGCAGGTCGGTAAGGGCTTCTGGGCCCACATGCAACTGCGGATGTGGGGAATTGGACCGATCTACACGATGGTGGCGTTGTGCCGCTTTTGCCGCATCTTCGGTACGCTGTTGGCCAACGGCATTCAGATCCTGCACGCGCTGCGGATCGCGAAGGATTCTGCCGGCAACCAGATTCTGTCGGATGCGATCGAAAAAGCCGCGAGTAGTGTGGGACAGGGGGAGTCGCTCACGCCGCCGCTGGCCAAGAGCAAAGTGTTTCCGCCGGCAATGTTGGACATGATCGCAGTGGCGGAGGAAAGTAATACGCTCGACCGCGTACTGGTCGAAATTGCGGATACGCAGGAGATGCGGACCGCGCGTCAGCTTGATATGTTTGTGCGGCTGCTGGAGCCGCTGATGCTCCTCTTCATGGGAGCAATGTTGCTGTTTATCGCGATCGCACTGCTGGTGCCTATCTTGCAGATGGCGACCACGGGGTTGCGATGA
- a CDS encoding DEAD/DEAH box helicase translates to MSNTTETAHSNAGESFGPLGLTPPLTDALDRLDLDAPTDIQKALIPAILDGKDCLACATTGVGKTNVYLLPILQRTQSSTGLHALIIQPTRSLAMRLQRNIRRFAPECEPEIALALGGRDSRGHDNPFDNDPDLIIATPRGAADLVRLDGFDWTELPLLVIDEFDAIIDDRGARHLERVDEAMGEDTQTILITGHFEGDLREQAEEYLCEPVEFEAEPPPPRALSAQQTYIKAEAKFDTLLAWCKRETPKLALLFTTDEERGRELVGQLSRARISCRWETDRRQRGPRGDRGGRKPRQQAELIIAADPASSRLSTIPATHLVHYDLPEDVDTYMHRLETAARLRKNGCAVALVEPDEMKMLPEIEERTGVKLTEITIDLDAAPPPRANQQSSSRRESEKSPTPAPAPAPAPRKAPTEDRRGRLNQLLYPNAELEARGVKPPRRTLGARFCAARRNKPLRRPN, encoded by the coding sequence ATGAGTAACACGACCGAAACCGCGCACTCTAACGCCGGCGAGTCCTTTGGACCGCTCGGCCTCACCCCCCCTCTCACCGACGCCCTGGACCGGCTGGACCTCGACGCACCGACCGATATTCAGAAGGCACTGATCCCAGCCATACTTGACGGCAAGGACTGCCTGGCCTGCGCCACCACCGGTGTCGGCAAAACGAACGTCTACCTCCTGCCCATCTTGCAGCGCACGCAATCCAGCACCGGGCTACATGCTCTGATTATTCAGCCCACCCGTTCACTGGCCATGCGGCTGCAACGCAATATTCGGCGATTCGCACCCGAATGCGAACCGGAAATTGCTTTGGCGCTCGGCGGGCGTGATTCGCGTGGGCACGACAACCCATTCGATAACGACCCGGACCTGATCATTGCTACGCCGCGCGGGGCGGCCGACCTGGTGCGGCTGGACGGCTTCGACTGGACCGAGCTCCCGCTGCTGGTGATCGACGAATTCGACGCGATTATCGACGATCGCGGCGCGCGGCACCTGGAGCGGGTCGACGAAGCCATGGGCGAAGACACGCAGACCATTCTGATCACTGGTCACTTTGAAGGCGACCTGCGTGAACAGGCCGAAGAATATCTCTGCGAGCCGGTCGAGTTCGAGGCCGAACCGCCGCCGCCGCGAGCGCTCTCCGCACAACAGACATATATAAAGGCGGAGGCGAAGTTCGACACCCTGCTGGCGTGGTGCAAGCGGGAGACGCCCAAGCTGGCGCTGCTCTTCACGACGGACGAAGAGCGCGGCCGTGAACTGGTCGGCCAGCTTAGCCGAGCCCGCATCAGTTGCCGCTGGGAAACCGACCGCCGGCAACGTGGTCCGCGCGGCGATCGCGGCGGCCGCAAGCCGCGTCAACAGGCTGAGTTAATCATCGCCGCCGATCCGGCATCGTCGCGTCTCTCGACGATTCCGGCCACGCATCTGGTGCATTACGACCTACCCGAAGACGTGGACACGTATATGCACCGGCTGGAGACGGCGGCCCGGCTGCGCAAGAACGGTTGCGCGGTGGCCTTGGTCGAGCCGGACGAGATGAAGATGCTGCCGGAAATCGAAGAACGTACCGGCGTGAAGCTCACCGAGATTACGATCGATCTTGACGCGGCCCCGCCGCCGCGTGCGAACCAGCAGAGTTCGTCGCGGCGTGAGAGTGAAAAGTCGCCAACTCCAGCCCCGGCCCCCGCTCCCGCTCCGCGCAAGGCGCCGACGGAAGATCGGCGCGGGCGGCTGAACCAACTGCTGTATCCCAACGCCGAACTCGAAGCCCGCGGCGTCAAGCCGCCCCGGCGGACGCTCGGGGCGCGCTTCTGCGCGGCCCGGCGTAACAAGCCGCTGCGCCGGCCAAACTAG
- a CDS encoding BatD family protein encodes MLCALLVGLPAVLAQPSVDITLNTRQPYVGEPLVLTLSVDFSKGVGEPQIPDIADCGVKVGRANTSTFYSSVNGQKASVRRSVAYPIYITPRKPGPLHIPSITIEADGQRFRTQEQDLIVRETPTSAVPDASNADSSDPTADLLMVEITSESQHLYVGQQAVFTLSIWVKPPRINGQLLDEHSMFSCIRASYGPFANSETHVRQVRRRAASGETELYYVYESSNSVTLDAPGPLIFDGVRVQIPKYPLRIERQFFDNVITKSLPVPPRLPVVDVPEVLPLPTENRPPSFEGAIGQYRLTAMAVPSNVRVGDPIQFVIDVYGDPLDTLPGPDLAANEALNADFRVPVEELAGTIHESLGERFKRFTQVIRATRADVTTIPPIEFCYFDPEVGEYVVEKTDPIPILVSASDSLDATDLDIAMDTPQDPASQVAVRDGLRGNVSDEVQLLQSIAPVTTTQIVAVTCAGPLAFAAFWCLLAISRRGNERSARRRRAALKTAEQRLRDVETSNRPSSDIEAALAGYLADRLDEPPQRFRGSAGVEYLTAQRVSPELVQRYAEVQRRSEEAAYAGTTAADATLTNLARQCLHDLEQEQL; translated from the coding sequence GTGCTTTGCGCGCTGCTGGTCGGTTTGCCGGCGGTGCTCGCTCAACCATCGGTCGACATAACGCTCAACACGCGGCAGCCATACGTCGGCGAACCCCTAGTTCTCACGCTCAGCGTTGACTTTTCGAAGGGCGTGGGCGAGCCCCAGATTCCAGACATCGCCGATTGTGGTGTGAAAGTCGGGCGCGCCAACACCAGCACATTCTATTCGTCGGTGAACGGCCAGAAGGCGAGCGTGCGAAGATCGGTCGCATACCCGATCTACATCACGCCGCGCAAGCCCGGGCCGCTGCACATTCCGTCCATAACAATCGAAGCCGATGGCCAGCGTTTCCGTACGCAGGAACAGGATCTCATCGTCCGCGAAACACCGACGAGCGCCGTCCCTGACGCCAGCAATGCCGACAGCAGTGATCCGACCGCGGACCTGCTGATGGTCGAGATCACTTCCGAAAGCCAGCACCTCTACGTCGGGCAACAGGCTGTCTTCACGCTTTCAATCTGGGTGAAACCGCCCCGCATCAACGGACAACTGCTCGACGAACACTCGATGTTCAGTTGTATTCGGGCCTCGTATGGCCCGTTTGCAAACAGTGAGACGCACGTTCGCCAGGTTCGCCGGCGCGCAGCTTCCGGCGAAACTGAACTCTACTACGTTTACGAATCCAGCAACAGCGTCACGCTGGACGCACCGGGCCCGCTCATCTTCGACGGCGTGCGCGTGCAGATTCCCAAGTATCCGCTACGGATTGAGCGACAGTTCTTCGACAATGTGATTACGAAATCACTGCCCGTGCCGCCGCGGCTACCAGTTGTGGACGTGCCCGAAGTGCTGCCGCTGCCGACCGAGAACCGCCCCCCAAGCTTTGAAGGCGCCATCGGGCAATATCGCCTGACTGCAATGGCGGTCCCGTCGAACGTACGCGTCGGCGATCCGATTCAGTTCGTGATCGATGTTTACGGCGATCCGCTGGATACACTGCCCGGTCCCGATCTGGCAGCGAATGAAGCACTCAACGCCGACTTTCGCGTGCCGGTTGAAGAACTCGCCGGAACGATCCATGAATCGCTGGGCGAGCGTTTCAAGCGTTTCACGCAGGTCATTCGCGCCACGCGCGCCGATGTGACCACAATCCCGCCAATCGAGTTCTGCTATTTCGATCCCGAGGTCGGCGAGTATGTGGTCGAGAAGACCGACCCGATTCCGATTCTGGTCAGCGCTTCGGACAGCCTCGATGCGACCGATCTCGATATCGCCATGGATACGCCCCAGGATCCGGCCTCGCAGGTCGCCGTACGTGACGGCCTGCGTGGCAACGTCAGCGACGAGGTGCAGTTGCTGCAATCGATAGCCCCGGTAACCACGACGCAGATTGTTGCGGTCACGTGTGCCGGACCGCTGGCATTTGCCGCGTTCTGGTGCCTGCTGGCGATTTCGCGACGTGGGAACGAGCGTTCTGCCCGCCGCCGGCGTGCGGCACTGAAAACCGCCGAACAGCGGCTGCGCGACGTGGAAACATCCAATCGTCCGTCGAGCGACATCGAAGCCGCATTGGCGGGCTACCTGGCCGACCGGCTCGACGAGCCACCGCAACGTTTTCGCGGCTCGGCCGGCGTCGAGTATCTAACGGCGCAGCGCGTATCGCCCGAGTTGGTGCAACGCTACGCCGAAGTGCAGCGTCGCAGCGAAGAAGCCGCGTACGCAGGCACCACCGCTGCGGATGCAACCTTGACCAATCTCGCACGGCAATGTTTGCACGATCTGGAGCAGGAGCAACTATGA
- a CDS encoding tetratricopeptide repeat protein: MRTCTTTIAIALLLAVVASAQDSAAPERQRELLHKGLNAFDEAVAVAKDDPRQAHALYRQAASAFELLAATGVRSAGLEYNLGNTYFRLGELGRAIAHYRRAEQLDPTDTQIHANLEYARNRVEPFISAGGTEKLLARLQFWTRKVSVQRRFWIAAFASIAGWLGLIAWLRWRQRPVLVLGIIAILLGGANAGSVTWQLHDHATHPHAVVVDGSHVLRLGRGEGYDPALTQQLGPGVELRILRERGGWVETRLADGNTGWLPVGAIEKI, from the coding sequence ATGAGAACCTGCACCACTACGATTGCCATCGCGCTGCTGCTTGCCGTTGTGGCGAGTGCCCAGGACAGCGCCGCGCCCGAGCGACAGCGCGAACTGCTGCACAAGGGGCTCAATGCGTTTGATGAAGCGGTCGCCGTGGCGAAGGATGATCCGCGACAGGCGCACGCGCTCTACCGCCAGGCCGCCAGCGCGTTTGAACTCCTCGCCGCCACGGGCGTACGCAGCGCCGGCCTCGAATACAACCTGGGCAACACATACTTCCGGTTGGGTGAACTCGGACGGGCGATCGCGCATTACCGCCGAGCCGAGCAACTCGACCCGACCGATACGCAAATCCACGCCAATCTTGAATATGCGCGCAATCGCGTCGAGCCGTTCATCTCCGCCGGCGGAACCGAAAAGCTGCTCGCCCGGCTTCAGTTCTGGACGCGGAAGGTTTCGGTGCAGCGCCGGTTCTGGATTGCGGCGTTCGCGTCAATCGCGGGCTGGCTGGGATTGATCGCCTGGCTGCGTTGGCGGCAGCGGCCCGTGCTGGTGCTGGGCATCATTGCAATTCTGCTGGGCGGGGCGAATGCCGGCTCGGTCACGTGGCAATTACACGACCACGCCACGCATCCGCACGCCGTCGTCGTGGACGGCAGCCACGTGCTGCGTCTCGGCCGCGGCGAAGGCTACGACCCAGCCCTCACGCAGCAGCTCGGCCCCGGCGTCGAGCTGCGTATCCTGCGGGAGCGCGGCGGCTGGGTCGAAACAAGGCTGGCCGACGGTAACACCGGCTGGCTCCCCGTCGGAGCAATCGAGAAGATCTGA
- a CDS encoding PilZ domain-containing protein produces the protein MQLAIDLTARQAARVVEQAVRAQPEIELEPRNLPEDEPLRGKLIGREGEMLAVELASMRAATPLAVLMGAFCEIRVQLSGEMYLFTTHVLDAAEDGKQQRIMIAQPDMVQVLNRRGFERTNATVASQVRVRVPSQPSPAIGLLANVSPDGLACNLPGTALDHALALGDELRVSFELAGFDEIFELPCVLRNKDIMRDKQQLFLGLEFNVRTGDKADELGLQRLRAALYELMTDMTNLDGES, from the coding sequence ATGCAGTTGGCAATTGACCTGACGGCGCGACAGGCGGCCCGCGTGGTGGAACAGGCGGTGCGCGCCCAGCCGGAAATCGAGCTTGAACCGCGCAACCTGCCCGAGGACGAACCGCTGCGCGGAAAGTTGATCGGTCGCGAAGGCGAGATGTTGGCGGTCGAGCTGGCGAGCATGCGTGCTGCCACGCCGCTGGCCGTACTGATGGGGGCGTTCTGCGAAATCCGCGTGCAGCTATCGGGCGAGATGTACCTCTTCACGACGCACGTGCTCGACGCCGCCGAGGATGGTAAGCAGCAGCGCATCATGATTGCTCAACCCGACATGGTGCAGGTGCTCAATCGGCGCGGTTTTGAACGCACCAATGCCACGGTTGCGTCGCAGGTGCGCGTACGTGTGCCGAGCCAGCCGTCGCCGGCGATTGGCCTGTTGGCCAACGTTAGTCCGGACGGGCTCGCCTGCAACCTGCCCGGCACCGCGCTCGATCACGCGTTGGCACTGGGGGACGAATTGCGTGTCAGCTTCGAGCTGGCCGGCTTTGACGAGATCTTTGAACTGCCGTGCGTCCTGCGAAACAAAGACATCATGCGCGACAAGCAGCAGTTGTTCCTCGGACTGGAGTTCAACGTTCGCACCGGCGACAAGGCCGACGAACTGGGGCTGCAACGCTTGCGGGCAGCGCTTTACGAACTGATGACTGATATGACCAATCTGGATGGAGAGTCATGA
- a CDS encoding PilZ domain-containing protein has translation MACRTLLRRRAQLKLIEGMCETHAAATIAVRRRVGTTGEARFEALAKDRLVLSWDGARNVDAEIEGQPLEIHFEEEGERYVCFVTSRGLERCEDENGQRRSQLVTSVPLRVETARERDHLRLEFDNEQAIVGTFTHVVDTRRQFQARVTDVSSGGLGVVTVSPRINELYTGDLFWVDLELPGEQHRSEFIVRLVHLRPLKHSDQLAMGWAFQAGDDPIMHRNSLRRLQRIAGRMQPGNRNTKGEQ, from the coding sequence ATGGCTTGCCGAACTCTGTTGAGAAGAAGAGCACAACTCAAGCTGATCGAAGGCATGTGCGAGACGCACGCCGCGGCGACGATCGCCGTACGACGGCGGGTTGGTACGACGGGCGAAGCACGGTTCGAGGCGTTGGCCAAGGACCGGCTGGTGCTGAGTTGGGATGGTGCCCGCAACGTCGATGCCGAAATCGAGGGCCAGCCGCTCGAGATTCACTTTGAAGAAGAGGGCGAGCGTTACGTCTGCTTCGTTACCAGTCGCGGACTGGAAAGGTGTGAAGACGAGAATGGCCAGCGACGGTCACAACTGGTCACGAGTGTGCCGCTGCGTGTCGAAACGGCCCGCGAGCGGGACCACCTGCGGCTCGAATTCGATAACGAGCAGGCGATTGTCGGAACATTCACGCACGTAGTGGACACGCGGCGGCAGTTTCAGGCCCGCGTCACGGACGTATCCAGTGGTGGCCTTGGCGTGGTCACCGTCTCGCCGCGCATAAACGAGCTCTACACGGGCGATCTGTTCTGGGTCGATCTCGAGTTGCCGGGCGAGCAGCACCGGTCGGAGTTCATCGTGCGTTTGGTCCATCTGCGGCCTTTGAAGCATTCGGACCAGTTGGCGATGGGCTGGGCGTTTCAGGCGGGAGACGACCCGATCATGCATCGCAACAGCCTGCGCCGCTTGCAGCGGATCGCAGGGCGGATGCAGCCGGGGAATCGCAATACCAAGGGAGAGCAGTAA
- a CDS encoding PEGA domain-containing protein, whose protein sequence is MSTSLVRRYGILIAAAALFVAGGCVERTMKITSDPQGARVFVNDEEVGVTPVKFSFLWYGDYDIILRKDGYQTLKTHHRVDAPWYQYPPFDLVSECLVATTIHDDHELPTYTLTADDPPAGTDLVDRALDLRSRAYFAEQEQ, encoded by the coding sequence ATGAGCACCAGCCTGGTTCGCCGTTATGGAATCCTGATCGCCGCCGCCGCCCTGTTCGTCGCTGGCGGCTGCGTCGAGCGCACGATGAAGATCACCAGCGATCCGCAGGGGGCGCGCGTCTTCGTCAACGACGAGGAAGTCGGCGTCACCCCCGTGAAGTTCTCTTTTCTCTGGTACGGCGATTACGACATCATCCTGCGCAAAGACGGTTACCAGACGCTGAAGACCCACCATCGCGTTGATGCCCCCTGGTACCAGTACCCGCCCTTCGACCTGGTCTCCGAATGCCTGGTCGCCACGACGATCCATGACGACCACGAACTGCCGACCTATACGTTGACGGCGGACGATCCGCCGGCCGGCACGGATCTGGTGGATCGGGCCCTCGACCTGCGTTCGCGAGCATATTTCGCGGAGCAGGAGCAATAG
- a CDS encoding response regulator transcription factor, with translation MPTGTAHVSHSGQTCLMSDSLLDREAYRLVLTEKLHVELGAVCGFSPVAVWEAMRSKPRVLVLVADRPSAAIREAIEIVSRLRKDLFILVVSGLSDEPILRDWGRCGIHGYMLKDGGYQELRTAIAAAGAGDPYYSAGVRQIISKGSGGKDGVRLLSRREAELLPLLARGMTLRDAAGELGIAYKTADAYRTSLLRKLRLKDRVELARWAIREGIVEA, from the coding sequence GTGCCCACGGGGACCGCGCACGTCAGCCACAGCGGGCAGACTTGCCTGATGAGCGACTCTCTTCTCGACCGCGAGGCCTACCGCCTCGTGCTGACAGAGAAACTGCACGTCGAGTTGGGAGCGGTTTGCGGGTTTTCGCCCGTGGCCGTTTGGGAGGCGATGCGGAGCAAACCGCGCGTGCTCGTGCTCGTGGCGGATCGGCCCTCGGCGGCCATTCGCGAGGCGATCGAAATCGTCAGCCGGCTGCGGAAGGACCTCTTCATTCTCGTTGTGAGCGGCTTATCGGATGAACCGATTCTGCGGGATTGGGGCCGCTGCGGAATCCACGGCTATATGCTGAAAGACGGGGGTTACCAGGAGCTGCGCACAGCAATCGCGGCGGCCGGTGCGGGGGATCCATATTACAGTGCTGGTGTTCGCCAGATCATTTCAAAAGGCAGTGGGGGGAAGGACGGGGTCCGCCTGCTCTCCCGGCGCGAGGCCGAGTTGCTGCCGCTGCTGGCGCGGGGCATGACGTTGCGCGACGCCGCCGGAGAACTTGGGATTGCCTACAAGACCGCGGATGCCTATCGCACGAGCCTGCTCAGGAAGCTGCGGCTCAAGGATCGCGTCGAATTGGCCCGCTGGGCGATTCGCGAGGGAATCGTTGAGGCGTGA
- a CDS encoding uracil-DNA glycosylase yields MRHWPRAEAAAAQPAAGGGASDDDGLSEADAAKALEEYDQANVRGCAKCVLHEQRTQAVFGDGCARPELVFVGEGPGADEDKQGIPFVGRAGQLLTKMIEAMSLTRKQVYICNIVKCRPPGNRTPTEEEMNTCSPYLYWQLSILRPKVIVTLGRPASQTLLQTKTPISRLRGQFHDFPPPGLMDEGLPAAKLMPTFHPAYLLRSPGEKVKAWEDLKQVMAFLGIPIPPRG; encoded by the coding sequence GTGCGGCATTGGCCGCGGGCCGAGGCTGCGGCAGCTCAGCCGGCCGCCGGCGGGGGCGCGAGTGACGACGACGGCCTGTCCGAAGCGGACGCCGCGAAGGCGCTAGAAGAATACGACCAGGCGAACGTGCGTGGCTGTGCCAAATGCGTTTTGCATGAGCAGCGAACGCAGGCGGTTTTCGGCGACGGGTGTGCGCGGCCGGAACTCGTGTTCGTGGGCGAGGGGCCGGGGGCCGACGAGGACAAACAGGGCATCCCCTTCGTCGGGCGCGCGGGCCAGTTGCTGACGAAAATGATCGAGGCGATGTCGCTGACGCGTAAGCAGGTTTATATCTGCAACATCGTGAAGTGCCGTCCGCCGGGCAATCGCACGCCCACCGAAGAGGAAATGAACACGTGCTCGCCGTATCTGTACTGGCAGCTCTCGATTCTGCGGCCGAAGGTGATTGTGACGCTGGGGCGACCGGCGTCGCAGACGCTGCTACAGACGAAGACGCCGATCAGCCGGCTACGCGGCCAGTTCCACGATTTTCCGCCGCCGGGGCTGATGGACGAAGGTTTGCCGGCGGCGAAGCTGATGCCGACGTTCCATCCGGCGTACCTGCTGCGCAGCCCGGGCGAAAAGGTCAAAGCCTGGGAGGATCTGAAGCAGGTGATGGCCTTCCTGGGAATCCCCATCCCGCCGCGGGGCTAG
- a CDS encoding glycosyltransferase family 2 protein, producing MIEKPPLKPLSLTIFFPCYNEEANVEQVTRKAVEVGRQVADDLEVLIVNDGSKDGTKEIADRLAEEIPEVRAVHNNPNRGYGGALQRGFREATKNWIFYTDGDGQFDLGEIPRVLPLLAQYDIVSCYRLDRKDPFMRKANAFAWSTLVNMLFHIGVKDIDGAFKFYPKSFIDAIELHSTGALIDTEMLAKARNLNLSIGQVGVNHYPRTAGEQTGANLKVILRAFKELFKLYRQIKREGKKSGAEGARG from the coding sequence ATGATAGAGAAGCCGCCGCTGAAACCACTGTCGCTAACGATCTTCTTCCCGTGCTACAACGAGGAGGCGAACGTTGAGCAGGTGACGCGTAAGGCGGTCGAAGTCGGCCGGCAGGTCGCGGACGACCTCGAAGTGCTCATCGTCAATGACGGCAGCAAGGACGGCACCAAAGAGATCGCCGACCGGCTCGCCGAAGAGATTCCTGAAGTGCGGGCCGTGCACAACAATCCCAATCGCGGCTACGGCGGGGCGCTGCAACGCGGCTTTCGCGAAGCGACCAAGAACTGGATCTTCTACACCGACGGCGACGGGCAGTTCGACCTGGGCGAGATTCCACGCGTGCTGCCGCTGCTGGCGCAGTACGATATCGTCTCGTGCTACCGACTCGATCGCAAAGACCCGTTCATGCGCAAGGCCAACGCCTTCGCCTGGTCCACGCTGGTGAACATGCTGTTTCACATTGGTGTGAAGGACATCGACGGGGCCTTCAAGTTCTATCCCAAGTCGTTCATCGACGCGATCGAGTTGCACAGCACCGGCGCGCTGATCGATACGGAAATGCTCGCCAAAGCCCGCAACCTGAACCTCTCCATCGGCCAGGTCGGCGTAAACCACTACCCCCGCACCGCTGGCGAACAAACGGGCGCGAATCTGAAGGTGATTCTGCGCGCGTTCAAAGAGCTGTTTAAGCTGTATCGTCAGATTAAGCGCGAAGGTAAGAAGAGCGGGGCCGAGGGGGCAAGGGGCTAA